In a genomic window of Phragmites australis chromosome 14, lpPhrAust1.1, whole genome shotgun sequence:
- the LOC133890046 gene encoding uncharacterized GPI-anchored protein At4g28100-like, with protein MSAHLAAALLLALLVLASTSDVPSFPLSQVQNPSNASSPSNASSPSCHLDLSAELFGGVAAACGAGGGPGSLDRGRCCPVLAAWLFAAHARTALSVPPAPAPALAGEEGLGPGDEGPMVPSDNQGCVDALGAALEGRGVSLPRPNATCDTVLCFCGIRLHQIGSLRCPAAFAVGAEAKNATPTAAVKELEKSCRNASYAGCSRCVQSLQKLKGNVSREVAGGDRARRMLGRDCQLMGLTWLLAKNKKAYIPTVSAVLRAMLYTAHPTESSGSGSSNGSAAPRCSPDQENMPLAVDSLQFEHTSTSSSAAAAVPHVVAVLLGLVLRLTIRDAFL; from the exons ATGTCGGCgcacctcgccgccgcgctgctcctcgcgctcctcgtCCTGGCCAGCACCTCCGACGTGCCGTCGTTCCCGCTCTCGCAGGTGCAGAACCCGTCCAACGCCTCCTCCCCGTCCAACGCCTCATCCCCGTCCTGTCACCTCGACCTCTCCGCGGAGCTCTTCGGCGGCGTGGCCGCGGCGTGCGGCGCTGGTGGAGGGCCGGGGTCGCTCGACCGTGGCCGGTGCTGCCCCGTCCTCGCGGCCTGGCTCTTCGCCGCGCACGCGCGCACCGCGCTGTCCGTGCCCCCGGCCCCCGCGCCTGCGCTCGCCGGAGAGGAGGGCCTCGGCCCCGGGGACGAGGGGCCCATGGTTCCGTCCGACAACCAGGGGTGCGTGGACGCGCTGGGCGCCGCGCTGGAGGGGCGCGGGGTGTCGCTGCCGCGGCCCAACGCCACGTGCGACACCGTGCTCTGCTTCTGCGGCATCCGGCTCCACCAGATCGGCTCGCTCCGCTGCCCCGCCGcgttcgccgtcggcgccgAGGCCAAGAACGCCACGCCCACCGCCGCGGTCAAGGAGCTGGAGAAGAGCTGCCGCAACGCATCCTACGCCGGCTGCTCCCGCTGCGTCCAGTCCCTGCAAAAG CTGAAGGGGAACGTCAGCCGGGAGGTTGCCGGCGGCGACCGCGCGCGGCGGATGCTCGGCCGGGACTGCCAGCTGATGGGCCTGACATGGCTGCTGGCCAAGAACAAGAAGGCCTACATCCCCACCGTCTCCGCTGTGCTGCGCGCCATGCTCTACACCGCGCACCCGACGGAGTCCAGTGGCTCCGGGAGCAGCAACGGCAGCGCCGCGCCGCGGTGCAGCCCGGACCAGGAGAACATGCCGCTGGCCGTGGATTCGCTGCAGTTTGAGCACACCAGCACCAGTagctcggccgccgccgccgtgccgcaCGTCGTCGCTGTCCTTCTTGGTCTCGTGCTCCGCCTGACGATCCGGGACGCGTTCTTGTAA